Proteins from a genomic interval of Medicago truncatula cultivar Jemalong A17 chromosome 3, MtrunA17r5.0-ANR, whole genome shotgun sequence:
- the LOC11429663 gene encoding rho GTPase-activating protein REN1 isoform X3 has protein sequence MTNTNAELSQGNNGGPPPNPQSGPPEHQNSRGSNNNAIFKSGPLFLSSKGIGWTSWKKRWFILTQTSLVFFRSDPNAISPKGNEVNLTLGGIDLNNSGSVIVKADKKLLTVQFPDGHEGRAFTLKAETTEDLYEWKIALEKALEKAPSAANGMEQNVHEKEPAKSTVIGLPILLALEDVDGSPTFLEKALTFIEEHGARVEGILRQAADVDDVERRVREYEQGKVDFAPNEDAHVIGDCIKHVLRGLLSSPVPASCCKALLEACRTDRSVRVASMRAAINDTFPEPNRRLLQRILLMMQTVASHKAVNRMSSSAVAACMAPLLLRPLLAGECEIDNDFDVGGDGSIQLLQAAAAANHAQAIVITLLEEYNSIFGQEGSVSPDIYTDTEESGSESEEGTDDDLSYDEDYDDESIHESDEDEEDDLVSESYTETGDSEDYNDKDHDHSNSSTKSSEAGEENKVNQMSLKSREGSPTQHENTESSENLMSPKKTAYVDQSNKAADMVGEVSTVLASKRDSSSRSPSHMKKSATMSNVPAPRHRTMLGRTSARKNLSMESIDFPIEEEDEIEKLEATKTQLQNEIADEVKANEKLQSKINERKKDLQERRLALEQDVAKLQEQLHKEKSSRATLETRAELEELALVEVDLSNLERMVEELGKRLNVKLEHNFGSTSDISNPSRQLSNKERKQKYKGDAEVAAASQSERSKDAYLSGAESDTERKPESTPLPNKQPPTSSNKRSSSKGEGANTSAFTKLTSRLNFLKVGRSQAVNELHNTDRGRESSNSSRNQDKGKGSERRGSDVINPEKGRVMDNSHSLSEKRSSKSKSHQNSEKLKKSDSQPGYHSEGWDQHPAYLERGRSEGHHQSYNVDKGR, from the exons GAATTGGATGGACATCTTGGAAGAAAAGGTGGTTTATTTTAACACAaacttctcttgttttcttcaGAAGTGATCCa AATGCCATCTCTCCGAAGGGAAATGAAGTGAATTTGACCCTTGGCGGCATCGACCTCAACAATTCAGGCAG TGTTATTGTTAAAGCAGATAAGAAACTTTTGACTGTACAGTTTCCCGATGGTCATGAGGGACGGGCTTTCACACTTAAG GCTGAAACTACAGAGGACTTATACGAGTGGAAGATTGCACTGGAGAAAGCTTTGGAAAAAGCACCAAGTGCTGCCAACGGGATGGAGCAAAATG TGCATGAAAAAGAACCAGCCAAATCTACTGTAATTGGTCTACCAATTTTACTTGCTTTGGAGGATGTTGATGGAAGTCCTACATTTTTGGAGAAAGCATTGACATTCATAGAAGAGCATG GAGCCCGAGTAGAAGGGATCTTGCGACAAGCAGctgatgttgatgatgttgagCGTCGAGTTCGGGAATATGAACAAG GAAAAGTTGATTTTGCTCCGAATGAAGATGCACATGTCATTGGTGATTGTATTAAG CATGTTCTTAGGGGATTGCTATCTTCTCCAGTCCCTGCATCTTGCTGTAAGGCACTGTTAGAAGCTTGCC GAACTGATCGCAGTGTTAGGGTTGCTTCTATGCGTGCAGCAATAAATGACACTTTCCCTGAACCAAATCGCCGCTTATTGCAAAG AATACTGTTGATGATGCAAACTGTGGCTTCACACAAAGCTGTAAACAGAATGAGTTCTTCAGCTGTGGCAGCTTGCATGGCACCATTACTTCTCCGTCCCCTTCTAGCTGGAGAGTGCGAGATCGATAATGATTTTGATGTAGGAGGAGATGGTTCTATTCAACTTTTACAAGCAGCTGCAGCTGCTAACCATGCCCAAGCAATTGTTATAACTTTATTAGAAGAATATAACAGCATATTTGGG CAGGAAGGCTCTGTGTCCCCTGATATATACACCGACACAGAAGAGAGTGGGTCTGAGAGTGAGGAAGGTACTGATGATGATCTATCCTATGATGAGGATTATGACGATGAATCAATACATGAGTCTGAtgaggatgaagaagatgatctTGTCAGCGAATCCTACACTGAAACTGGAGATTCTGAAGATTACAATGACAAG GATCATGACCATTCTAATTCAAGTACAAAATCTTCAGAAGCGGGTGAAGAAAACAAAGTCAATCAAATGTCACTGAAGTCACGTGAAGGCTCACCGACTCAACATGAAAATACCGAAAGCAGTGAAAATCTCATGAGTCCAAAGAAGACTGCTTATGTAGACCAGTCCAATAAGGCTGCTGATATGGTTGGAGAAGTTTCCACTGTTCTAGCTAGTAAGCGTGATTCATCTTCTCGTAGCCCTTCACATATGAAAAAATCTGCAACCATGTCTAATGTCCCAGCACCTCGGCACCGAACCATGTTGGGGCGCACCTCT GCAAGGAAGAACCTCTCCATGGAATCCATTGATTTTCCTATTGAAGAGGA AGATGAAATTGAAAAGCTCGAAGCTACCAAGACACAACTACAAAACGAAATTGCAGATGAG GTGAAAGCAAATGAAAAGCTGCAATCTAAGATAAATGAACGGAAGAAAGACTTGCAAGAGCGGCGATTGGCCCTTGAGCAAGAT GTGGCTAAACTACAGGAACAATTGCACAAGGAGAAGAGTTCTCGGGCAACTCTTGAG ACCAGGGCAGAACTTGAGGAATTAGCTCTAGTAGAAGTGGACCTTTCCAACTTAGAGCGGATGGTTGAGGAGCTTGGGAAGCGGCTCAATGTTAAACTTGAGCATAATTTTGGATCTACTTCAGATATCAGTAATCCATCGCGGCAGTTatcaaataaagaaagaaaaca GAAATATAAGGGAGATGCCGAAGTTGCTGCTGCATCACAATCTGAAAGATCAAAG GATGCCTATCTTAGTGGAGCAGAAAGTGATACCGAGAGAAAGCCAGAGTCAACACCTTTACCAAACAAACAGCCACCAACTAGTTCCAACAAGAGATCTAGTTCAAAGGGTGAG GGAGCAAATACTTCTGCATTCACAAAACTGACATCCAGGCTGAACTTTTTGAAGGTGGGACGAAGTCAAGCTGTTAATGAACTACATAACACAGATAGAGGCCGAGAGTCGAGTAACTCTTCGCGCAACCAGGATAAAGGAAAAGGATCTGAACGTCGAGGATCTGATGTGATAAACCCAGAAAAGGGTAGAGTTATGGACAATTCCCATTCACTCTCGGAAAAAAGATCGAGCAAAAGTAAATCACATCAAAATTCAGAGAAACTAAAAAAGTCAGATAGTCAGCCAGGCTACCACTCAGAAGGATGGGATCAGCACCCAGCATACTTGGAAAGAGGAAGATCAGAAGGACATCATCAATCTTATAATGTAGATAAAGGTCGATGA
- the LOC11429663 gene encoding rho GTPase-activating protein REN1 isoform X6, producing the protein MTNTNAELSQGNNGGPPPNPQSGPPEHQNSRGSNNNAIFKSGPLFLSSKGIGWTSWKKRWFILTQTSLVFFRSDPNAISPKGNEVNLTLGGIDLNNSGSVIVKADKKLLTVQFPDGHEGRAFTLKAETTEDLYEWKIALEKALEKAPSAANGMEQNGIFRNDQTDSIDISLDQLHEKEPAKSTVIGLPILLALEDVDGSPTFLEKALTFIEEHGARVEGILRQAADVDDVERRVREYEQGKVDFAPNEDAHVIGDCIKHVLRGLLSSPVPASCCKALLEACRTDRSVRVASMRAAINDTFPEPNRRLLQRILLMMQTVASHKAVNRMSSSAVAACMAPLLLRPLLAGECEIDNDFDVGGDGSIQLLQAAAAANHAQAIVITLLEEYNSIFGQEGSVSPDIYTDTEESGSESEEGTDDDLSYDEDYDDESIHESDEDEEDDLVSESYTETGDSEDYNDKDHDHSNSSTKSSEAGEENKVNQMSLKSREGSPTQHENTESSENLMSPKKTAYVDQSNKAADMVGEVSTVLASKRDSSSRSPSHMKKSATMSNVPAPRHRTMLGRTSARKNLSMESIDFPIEEEDEIEKLEATKTQLQNEIADEVKANEKLQSKINERKKDLQERRLALEQDVAKLQEQLHKEKSSRATLETRAELEELALVEVDLSNLERMVEELGKRLNVKLEHNFGSTSDISNPSRQLSNKERKQKYKGDAEVAAASQSERSKEARNCSRELE; encoded by the exons GAATTGGATGGACATCTTGGAAGAAAAGGTGGTTTATTTTAACACAaacttctcttgttttcttcaGAAGTGATCCa AATGCCATCTCTCCGAAGGGAAATGAAGTGAATTTGACCCTTGGCGGCATCGACCTCAACAATTCAGGCAG TGTTATTGTTAAAGCAGATAAGAAACTTTTGACTGTACAGTTTCCCGATGGTCATGAGGGACGGGCTTTCACACTTAAG GCTGAAACTACAGAGGACTTATACGAGTGGAAGATTGCACTGGAGAAAGCTTTGGAAAAAGCACCAAGTGCTGCCAACGGGATGGAGCAAAATGGTATCTTTAGGAACGATCAAACTGATTCAATTGATATTTCTTTGGACCAGT TGCATGAAAAAGAACCAGCCAAATCTACTGTAATTGGTCTACCAATTTTACTTGCTTTGGAGGATGTTGATGGAAGTCCTACATTTTTGGAGAAAGCATTGACATTCATAGAAGAGCATG GAGCCCGAGTAGAAGGGATCTTGCGACAAGCAGctgatgttgatgatgttgagCGTCGAGTTCGGGAATATGAACAAG GAAAAGTTGATTTTGCTCCGAATGAAGATGCACATGTCATTGGTGATTGTATTAAG CATGTTCTTAGGGGATTGCTATCTTCTCCAGTCCCTGCATCTTGCTGTAAGGCACTGTTAGAAGCTTGCC GAACTGATCGCAGTGTTAGGGTTGCTTCTATGCGTGCAGCAATAAATGACACTTTCCCTGAACCAAATCGCCGCTTATTGCAAAG AATACTGTTGATGATGCAAACTGTGGCTTCACACAAAGCTGTAAACAGAATGAGTTCTTCAGCTGTGGCAGCTTGCATGGCACCATTACTTCTCCGTCCCCTTCTAGCTGGAGAGTGCGAGATCGATAATGATTTTGATGTAGGAGGAGATGGTTCTATTCAACTTTTACAAGCAGCTGCAGCTGCTAACCATGCCCAAGCAATTGTTATAACTTTATTAGAAGAATATAACAGCATATTTGGG CAGGAAGGCTCTGTGTCCCCTGATATATACACCGACACAGAAGAGAGTGGGTCTGAGAGTGAGGAAGGTACTGATGATGATCTATCCTATGATGAGGATTATGACGATGAATCAATACATGAGTCTGAtgaggatgaagaagatgatctTGTCAGCGAATCCTACACTGAAACTGGAGATTCTGAAGATTACAATGACAAG GATCATGACCATTCTAATTCAAGTACAAAATCTTCAGAAGCGGGTGAAGAAAACAAAGTCAATCAAATGTCACTGAAGTCACGTGAAGGCTCACCGACTCAACATGAAAATACCGAAAGCAGTGAAAATCTCATGAGTCCAAAGAAGACTGCTTATGTAGACCAGTCCAATAAGGCTGCTGATATGGTTGGAGAAGTTTCCACTGTTCTAGCTAGTAAGCGTGATTCATCTTCTCGTAGCCCTTCACATATGAAAAAATCTGCAACCATGTCTAATGTCCCAGCACCTCGGCACCGAACCATGTTGGGGCGCACCTCT GCAAGGAAGAACCTCTCCATGGAATCCATTGATTTTCCTATTGAAGAGGA AGATGAAATTGAAAAGCTCGAAGCTACCAAGACACAACTACAAAACGAAATTGCAGATGAG GTGAAAGCAAATGAAAAGCTGCAATCTAAGATAAATGAACGGAAGAAAGACTTGCAAGAGCGGCGATTGGCCCTTGAGCAAGAT GTGGCTAAACTACAGGAACAATTGCACAAGGAGAAGAGTTCTCGGGCAACTCTTGAG ACCAGGGCAGAACTTGAGGAATTAGCTCTAGTAGAAGTGGACCTTTCCAACTTAGAGCGGATGGTTGAGGAGCTTGGGAAGCGGCTCAATGTTAAACTTGAGCATAATTTTGGATCTACTTCAGATATCAGTAATCCATCGCGGCAGTTatcaaataaagaaagaaaaca GAAATATAAGGGAGATGCCGAAGTTGCTGCTGCATCACAATCTGAAAGATCAAAG GAAGCCAGGAACTGCAGTAGAGAGTTAGAATAA